From Heteronotia binoei isolate CCM8104 ecotype False Entrance Well chromosome 17, APGP_CSIRO_Hbin_v1, whole genome shotgun sequence, one genomic window encodes:
- the EIF3K gene encoding eukaryotic translation initiation factor 3 subunit K — MGGGPRILVRRKDVPSISSLWRVDALATVPRRKCPLARLPPLFPEAVILLPPPPPAPSIMALFEQMRANVGKLLKGIDRYNPENLATLERYVETQAKENAYDLEANLAVLKLYQFNPAFFQTTVTAQILLKALTNLPHTDFTLCKCMIDQAHQEERPIRQILYLGELLETCHFQAFWQALDENMDLLDGITGFEDSVRKFICHVVGITYQHIDRWLLAKMLGDLTDNQLKSWMSKYGWTEPEPGTIFICNQEESIKPKNIVEKIDFDSVSSIMASSQ; from the exons ATGGGCGGAGGGCCGCGTATTCTTGTGCGGAGGAAGGACGTTCCGTCGATTTCCTCTCTATGGCGCGTTGACGCCCTCGCGACCGTGCCTCGCCGGAAGTGCCCTCTTGCCCGGCTTCCTCCGCTTTTTCCGGAAGCCGTGATCCTCCTTCCGCCCCCGCCGCCGGCTCCATCCATCATGGCGCTCTTCGAGCAGATGCGGGCGAATGTGGGGAAGCTGCTGAAGGGGATCGACAG ATATAACCCAGAGAATTTAGCCACCTTGGAACGCTATGTGGAGACCCAGGCCAAGGAGAACGCCTATGACTTAGAGGCCAACCTGGCTGTGTTGAAACT GTATCAGTTTAACCCTGCCTTCTTCCAAACTACGGTGACTGCCCAGATCCTGCTGAAAGCCTTGACCAACCTGCCCCATACCGACTTCACCCTTTGCAAGTGCATGATTGACCAGGCTCAC CAAGAGGAGAGACCCATCCGCCAGATCTTGTACCTGGGCGAGCTTCTGGAGACCTGCCACTTCCAAGCCTTCTGG caagcaCTGGATGAGAACATGGATCTCCTGGACGGGATCACTGGATTTGAAGATTCAGTTCGGAAAT TTATTTGCCACGTGGTGGGGATCACGTACCAACACATCGACCGGTGGCTGCTAGCCAAGATGCTGGGGGATCTCACAG ACAACCAGCTGAAGTCCTGGATGAGCAAGTACGGCTGGACGGAGCCAGAGCCTGGAACCATCTTCATCTGCAACCAGGAAGAGAGCATCAAACCCAAAAACATCGTGGAGAAGATAGACTTTGACA